The proteins below come from a single Spirochaetota bacterium genomic window:
- the ilvC gene encoding ketol-acid reductoisomerase, producing MKVYYDNDIDLEIIKKKKVAVIGYGSQGSAHSQNLRDSGVDVVVGLRSGSKTEEEVKKAGLKTMDIESASKWADVIMILTPDETQPEIYEKYIKDNLSEGKMLMFAHGFNIHYNQIVPPSNIDVAMVAPKGPGILVRQQYVEGKGVPSLVAVHQNYTGKAKEIALSYAKAIGGSRAGVIETTFKDETETDLFGEQAVLCGGVVHLMAAGFETLVEAGYPPEMAYFECIHEMKLIVDLIYQGGISTMNSFISNTAEYGEYVSGPKVITEESKKNMKKILEDIQTGRFAKDWILENKAGRPHFSKMREKWANHPVEEVGKKLRAMMPWIVPPTKRKA from the coding sequence ATGAAAGTTTATTATGACAATGATATTGATCTAGAGATAATCAAGAAGAAAAAGGTTGCAGTGATAGGTTATGGTAGTCAAGGTTCTGCACATTCACAAAACCTTAGAGATAGTGGAGTAGATGTTGTTGTTGGATTGAGGAGTGGTTCTAAAACCGAGGAGGAGGTCAAGAAAGCAGGTCTTAAGACGATGGATATTGAGAGCGCTTCAAAATGGGCTGATGTTATCATGATACTTACACCTGATGAGACTCAGCCAGAGATATATGAGAAGTATATAAAAGATAACCTCTCTGAAGGTAAGATGTTAATGTTTGCTCACGGGTTCAATATACACTATAATCAGATTGTTCCGCCTTCTAATATTGATGTTGCGATGGTTGCTCCGAAAGGACCAGGAATACTAGTGAGACAACAGTATGTTGAAGGAAAAGGTGTTCCATCTTTGGTAGCAGTTCATCAAAACTATACAGGTAAAGCAAAGGAGATTGCTCTTTCTTATGCAAAAGCAATCGGTGGTTCCAGAGCAGGAGTAATTGAAACAACATTCAAAGATGAAACTGAAACAGACCTCTTTGGAGAACAGGCTGTTCTGTGTGGTGGTGTCGTCCATCTTATGGCTGCAGGCTTTGAAACACTCGTTGAAGCAGGATATCCGCCGGAGATGGCCTATTTTGAGTGTATCCATGAAATGAAACTGATTGTTGATCTGATATATCAAGGGGGAATATCAACGATGAATAGTTTTATCAGCAACACAGCAGAATACGGTGAATATGTATCAGGACCTAAGGTTATAACCGAGGAGAGTAAGAAGAACATGAAGAAAATTCTAGAAGATATACAGACAGGTAGGTTTGCAAAAGACTGGATACTAGAGAACAAGGCAGGAAGACCTCACTTTAGCAAGATGAGGGAAAAATGGGCAAATCATCCTGTTGAGGAAGTAGGTAAGAAGTTAAGAGCAATGATGCCTTGGATTGTTCCACCTACCAAAAGAAAAGCATAG
- the argH gene encoding argininosuccinate lyase encodes MKLWEKDESRILKIVEEFEVGKDYIYDREIATYDVIGTIAHVKMLNKIGILSDEERDKVVVELEKLLQSFRENLPSLKVEDEDIHTYIENHIVSKLGDLGKKIHTGRSRNDQVLTALRLYEKDKINQIIQKLTSLIQKLKHLSDTYLDKPLIGYTHLKQAMPTTVDTWINSFAEALDDDRKLLGTLLEFIDRNPLGSSAGYGFPIKLDRDFTTKALGFSDFIRNHIYAQNTRGKYESFVIFALTTTVSDISRFANDVILFSSDEFGFIKLGKEITTGSSIMPHKKNPDVFELMRAKSKKLLGYLVSTISITSSLPSGYSKDLQETKETIIEAINETTKILDVLEEIVEYIHFDEDAVFSKMKKDIFSVDIAVSVMEKFNIPFRDAYRKVGSTIEKYQKTNGKDIQDYDEIEREIVRYLEMDVKELYNTMINKRKQRGV; translated from the coding sequence GTGAAACTCTGGGAGAAAGATGAAAGTAGAATACTCAAGATTGTTGAGGAGTTTGAAGTAGGAAAGGACTATATATACGACAGAGAAATTGCAACTTATGATGTCATTGGAACAATAGCACATGTGAAGATGTTGAATAAAATAGGCATACTTTCGGATGAAGAGAGAGATAAAGTAGTGGTAGAGTTAGAAAAATTACTACAATCTTTCAGAGAAAACCTGCCATCTTTGAAAGTTGAGGATGAGGATATTCACACCTATATTGAGAATCATATTGTATCAAAACTAGGAGATTTAGGGAAAAAGATACACACAGGAAGAAGTAGAAATGATCAAGTTCTGACAGCACTTAGGCTTTACGAGAAGGATAAGATAAATCAGATTATTCAAAAACTCACATCCCTTATTCAGAAATTGAAACATCTATCTGACACCTACTTGGATAAGCCCCTTATAGGATACACTCACTTAAAACAAGCAATGCCGACAACCGTAGATACATGGATTAATTCGTTTGCTGAAGCATTAGATGATGATAGAAAACTATTAGGTACGTTGCTTGAGTTTATAGACAGAAACCCTTTAGGAAGCTCCGCTGGTTATGGATTCCCAATCAAACTTGATAGAGATTTCACAACAAAGGCTCTCGGATTTTCAGACTTTATACGAAACCATATCTATGCTCAAAATACTCGTGGAAAGTATGAAAGTTTTGTCATATTCGCACTGACAACAACTGTCAGTGATATTTCAAGATTTGCGAATGATGTAATACTCTTTTCGTCAGATGAATTTGGTTTCATTAAATTAGGGAAAGAGATAACAACTGGTAGTAGTATAATGCCTCATAAGAAAAACCCTGATGTCTTTGAACTTATGAGAGCCAAGTCAAAGAAACTCTTAGGATACTTGGTTTCAACGATTAGTATCACTTCATCGCTTCCTAGTGGCTACAGTAAGGATTTACAGGAGACAAAAGAAACCATTATTGAAGCAATAAACGAAACAACTAAAATACTTGATGTGTTAGAAGAGATTGTTGAATATATTCATTTTGACGAAGATGCGGTATTTTCAAAGATGAAAAAGGATATATTCTCCGTTGACATAGCAGTTTCAGTAATGGAGAAGTTCAACATTCCGTTTAGAGACGCCTACCGTAAAGTTGGTTCTACGATTGAAAAATACCAAAAAACGAATGGCAAAGACATACAAGATTACGATGAAATTGAAAGAGAAATAGTAAGATACCTTGAGATGGATGTAAAAGAACTATACAACACTATGATCAACAAGAGAAAACAAAGAGGTGTTTAA
- the nth gene encoding endonuclease III, whose amino-acid sequence MNESKNVIISSKYSVEDKVGRILAFLEEVWEKEDAPLKKYVNSKGETPFQVLISTILSLRTKDDITYPTSKKLFEILKTPEDFVKIDTKKLEKLIYPVGFFRNKAKTIKEVSRIILDKYNGIVPSELEELLKLPGVGRKTANLVLSVAFGKDAICVDTHVHRISNRIGLVKTKNPTETEFELMKILPKEHWGKINHLMVAFGQTICKPVKPRCKECKLKDVCNYYFGKV is encoded by the coding sequence ATGAATGAAAGTAAGAATGTTATCATATCTTCTAAATACAGTGTAGAAGACAAAGTTGGTAGAATATTAGCCTTCCTTGAGGAAGTTTGGGAGAAGGAGGATGCGCCGTTAAAAAAGTATGTTAATTCAAAAGGAGAAACACCGTTTCAGGTTTTAATTTCAACAATACTGAGTTTGAGAACAAAAGATGATATAACCTATCCAACTTCAAAGAAACTATTTGAAATCCTTAAGACACCAGAAGACTTTGTTAAAATAGACACCAAGAAACTTGAAAAGTTAATCTACCCCGTTGGTTTTTTCAGAAATAAAGCAAAAACAATCAAAGAAGTATCCAGAATTATTCTTGACAAATACAATGGAATAGTTCCTTCCGAATTGGAAGAATTACTCAAACTACCAGGAGTAGGTAGAAAAACAGCAAATCTAGTGCTGTCTGTTGCATTCGGAAAGGATGCTATCTGTGTAGATACACATGTCCATAGGATATCTAATAGGATTGGTCTTGTCAAAACTAAAAATCCAACGGAAACGGAATTTGAACTTATGAAAATCCTGCCAAAAGAGCATTGGGGAAAAATAAATCACCTTATGGTCGCTTTCGGACAAACCATCTGTAAGCCAGTAAAACCTAGATGCAAAGAATGTAAGTTAAAAGACGTTTGCAACTACTATTTCGGAAAAGTGTAA
- the ppdK gene encoding pyruvate, phosphate dikinase — protein MAKDKKYVYFFGEGKAEGTGKMKDILGGKGAGLAEMTNIGLPVPAGFTISAEVCDYYYKNDRKYPEGLVEEIEEHLKRLESVTGKKFGDTKNPLLVSVRSGAAVSMPGMMDTILNLGLNDESVVGLSELTKNPRFAYDAYRRFIQMFGDVVMGISKSEFEHVLENKKKQRGVNYDSELTADDLKEVVKEYKEIYKKHNLEFPQDPRKQLDMAIEAVFKSWMNERAIKYREINEIRGLLGTAVNVVEMVFGNMGEDSGTGVGFTRNPNNGDKEFYAEFLPNAQGEDVVAGIRTPMKIDELKRRLPEVYDQLLKVAELLEKHYKDVQDIEFTVERGKLYLLQTRSAKRTGLAAVRIAVDLVEEGIITEEEAISRVQPSHIDQLLHPMIDPSEKYSDKVIVKGLPASPGAATGQVVFFAKDAEKLGKEGKDVILLRPETSPEDVGGMHASKGILTARGGLTSHAAVVARGMGKPCIVGCEDLIVDEKQRVAKTKDGKYTIKEGDWITIDGKTGEVILGKLKLIKGEITGYFAKFMSWVDKHRKIKVRANAETPEDARKAREFGAEGIGLARTEHMFFGPEKERILYFRSMIISDTYEDRVKALEKLKEFQRRDFEELLEIMEGLPVTIRLLDPPLHEFLPHEEEQMKEVAKELGVSVEKIKTRYEQLKEFNPMLGFRGSRLAVVYPEIYEMQIRAIFEAASNLKKKGKNIILEIMLPIISEVKEFVWVKRRLEKVAKETMEKQGVNVEYTFGTMIEVPRAALTADEIAKEADFFSFGTNDLTQMTFAFSRDDVGKFIDAYKNTNILEDDPFKTLDVKGVGELIKIGIQKGRKVKPNLKVGICGEHGGDPRSIHFCYEVGMDYVSASPYRVPIARLAAAQASVADKKGLTAD, from the coding sequence ATGGCTAAAGATAAAAAGTATGTATATTTTTTTGGTGAGGGTAAGGCTGAAGGAACTGGTAAGATGAAAGATATTCTTGGAGGTAAGGGTGCTGGTCTCGCTGAAATGACTAACATAGGATTGCCAGTTCCTGCTGGTTTTACTATATCTGCTGAGGTTTGTGACTACTATTACAAGAACGATAGGAAATATCCAGAGGGGTTAGTTGAAGAGATAGAGGAACATCTCAAGAGACTTGAAAGTGTTACTGGTAAGAAGTTTGGAGATACAAAAAATCCGCTTCTTGTGTCGGTAAGGTCAGGTGCTGCGGTATCTATGCCTGGAATGATGGATACGATACTAAACCTTGGGCTTAACGATGAGAGTGTTGTTGGACTTTCTGAATTAACAAAAAATCCAAGGTTTGCTTACGATGCGTATAGAAGGTTTATCCAGATGTTTGGTGATGTTGTTATGGGAATAAGTAAAAGTGAGTTTGAACACGTGCTTGAGAATAAAAAGAAGCAGAGAGGTGTTAATTACGATAGCGAACTGACGGCTGATGACCTTAAGGAAGTTGTTAAGGAGTACAAAGAAATCTACAAAAAGCATAATCTAGAGTTTCCACAGGATCCTAGAAAGCAACTTGATATGGCTATTGAAGCAGTCTTCAAGTCTTGGATGAATGAGAGAGCAATAAAGTATAGGGAGATAAATGAGATACGAGGGCTTCTTGGAACTGCTGTTAATGTTGTTGAGATGGTCTTTGGTAATATGGGAGAGGACTCAGGAACTGGTGTTGGATTTACGAGAAACCCAAATAATGGTGATAAAGAATTCTACGCCGAGTTTCTACCGAATGCTCAGGGTGAGGATGTTGTAGCAGGTATCAGGACACCTATGAAGATAGATGAGTTAAAAAGAAGGCTACCCGAAGTGTATGATCAACTACTAAAAGTTGCGGAACTTCTTGAGAAGCACTACAAGGATGTTCAGGACATTGAATTCACTGTTGAGAGAGGCAAGTTATACCTACTACAGACAAGATCTGCTAAAAGAACAGGTCTTGCTGCTGTTAGAATAGCGGTTGATCTTGTAGAAGAAGGTATAATAACTGAAGAAGAAGCAATAAGTAGAGTTCAGCCGAGCCATATTGACCAACTCTTACATCCGATGATAGACCCATCTGAGAAGTATAGTGATAAAGTTATAGTAAAAGGATTGCCCGCTTCGCCAGGTGCTGCTACAGGACAGGTTGTTTTCTTCGCAAAGGATGCCGAAAAACTAGGTAAGGAAGGTAAAGATGTTATACTTCTAAGACCTGAGACTTCACCAGAAGATGTTGGGGGAATGCATGCATCAAAAGGAATACTTACAGCGAGAGGTGGTCTTACATCTCACGCAGCAGTTGTGGCAAGAGGTATGGGTAAACCATGTATCGTAGGATGCGAAGATCTAATAGTTGATGAAAAACAAAGGGTCGCTAAAACGAAGGACGGAAAGTATACCATAAAGGAAGGAGACTGGATTACAATTGACGGTAAGACTGGTGAGGTGATACTCGGGAAACTAAAGCTTATAAAAGGTGAGATAACGGGATACTTTGCTAAATTTATGAGCTGGGTTGATAAGCATAGGAAGATAAAGGTGAGAGCAAATGCGGAAACACCTGAAGATGCCAGAAAAGCAAGAGAATTTGGTGCAGAAGGTATAGGACTTGCTAGAACTGAACATATGTTCTTTGGACCTGAAAAGGAAAGAATACTCTACTTTAGGAGCATGATAATATCTGATACTTATGAGGATAGAGTAAAAGCACTTGAGAAACTAAAGGAATTCCAGAGAAGGGATTTTGAGGAACTACTTGAGATTATGGAGGGACTACCTGTAACGATAAGGCTACTTGATCCACCACTCCACGAGTTTCTACCGCACGAGGAAGAACAGATGAAAGAGGTGGCGAAAGAGTTAGGTGTCTCGGTTGAGAAGATAAAAACAAGGTATGAACAACTCAAGGAATTTAACCCAATGCTTGGCTTTAGAGGAAGTAGGCTTGCAGTTGTGTATCCAGAGATATATGAGATGCAGATAAGAGCGATATTTGAAGCCGCTTCAAATCTTAAGAAGAAAGGAAAGAACATAATACTTGAGATAATGCTACCTATAATAAGTGAGGTTAAGGAGTTTGTATGGGTTAAGAGGAGACTTGAGAAGGTTGCTAAGGAGACTATGGAGAAGCAAGGTGTTAATGTTGAATACACATTTGGAACGATGATAGAAGTACCAAGAGCAGCGCTTACTGCTGATGAGATAGCAAAGGAAGCTGATTTCTTCTCGTTTGGAACTAACGACTTAACACAGATGACATTCGCATTCTCAAGAGATGATGTAGGTAAGTTCATTGATGCATACAAGAATACTAACATTCTTGAGGATGACCCATTCAAAACACTTGATGTGAAAGGTGTTGGGGAACTCATAAAGATAGGTATACAGAAAGGTAGAAAAGTTAAACCAAATCTTAAGGTAGGTATATGTGGTGAGCATGGAGGAGACCCAAGGTCTATACACTTCTGCTATGAAGTAGGTATGGATTATGTTAGCGCTTCACCTTACAGAGTTCCTATAGCAAGGCTTGCAGCAGCACAAGCAAGTGTAGCAGATAAGAAAGGTTTGACAGCAGATTAG
- a CDS encoding HD domain-containing protein: MMVSDMKVDVKLDRIKGSILDTPNTISRILSERGYECYVVGGVVRDLVIKGTISENADWDLATSATPEEVMKILHSKRFKVIPTGIKYGTVTVINEGKNYQITTYRLDKEYTDFRHPSEVEFTRDIKEDLSRRDFTINAMALNLITGEFIDLFGGVEDIKNRVIRTVGDPDQRFEEDALRMLRACRFASKLEFRIEENTLSSIRRKAENITKISPERIKDEIVKMMISDKPSIGIEYMRETGLLKYVLPELQECYGVSQNIYHKYDVYYHSLITCDTLSSFLKDVKDEKRIYRLKLAGLLHDIAKPVTKQEVFENGIEVSTFYNHEVVGSGIAKRILRRLRFSNDDIDYITRLIRNHMFYYTDEWTDSAVRRFIRNVGFDIMEDLFILREADRIASGKRKPGSASIQKLKDRILKIIEEDNALSLKDLEVDGYDIMRTLNIPQGPLVGKILNALLQVVIEDPSKNKKEILLEIAKEIYQSNS; this comes from the coding sequence ATGATGGTATCCGATATGAAAGTTGATGTTAAACTAGACAGAATAAAGGGATCTATACTTGACACACCTAATACTATATCAAGGATACTTTCGGAGAGAGGATACGAGTGCTATGTGGTTGGTGGTGTAGTCAGGGATCTGGTAATAAAAGGAACTATATCAGAAAATGCTGACTGGGATCTTGCTACTTCTGCTACACCTGAAGAAGTTATGAAAATATTACATAGTAAGAGGTTTAAGGTTATTCCAACAGGTATTAAGTATGGAACTGTTACTGTAATTAATGAAGGCAAAAATTATCAGATAACAACATACAGGTTGGATAAGGAATATACTGACTTTAGGCATCCTTCGGAAGTTGAATTTACGAGGGATATAAAGGAAGATTTATCCAGAAGAGACTTCACAATAAACGCAATGGCTCTTAATCTCATAACTGGAGAATTTATTGACTTGTTTGGTGGAGTTGAAGATATTAAGAACAGAGTTATAAGGACTGTTGGAGATCCTGACCAGAGGTTTGAAGAAGATGCATTAAGAATGCTCAGAGCTTGTAGATTTGCTTCAAAACTTGAGTTTAGGATAGAAGAAAACACGCTTTCTTCCATACGGAGAAAAGCAGAGAATATAACAAAAATCTCTCCAGAAAGGATCAAAGATGAGATTGTGAAGATGATGATATCTGATAAACCTTCAATAGGTATTGAATACATGAGAGAGACAGGACTGCTTAAGTATGTGCTCCCCGAACTTCAAGAATGTTATGGTGTTAGTCAGAATATTTACCATAAGTATGATGTATACTATCACTCTCTTATCACTTGCGATACATTATCAAGTTTTCTTAAGGATGTGAAAGATGAGAAAAGAATATATCGTCTCAAGTTGGCAGGTCTTCTTCACGACATTGCTAAACCTGTTACAAAGCAAGAAGTTTTTGAAAATGGTATTGAAGTCTCAACATTCTACAATCACGAGGTTGTAGGTTCAGGTATCGCTAAAAGGATACTTAGAAGGTTAAGGTTTAGCAATGATGACATTGACTATATAACTCGTCTTATAAGGAATCACATGTTCTACTATACAGATGAATGGACAGACAGTGCAGTTAGAAGGTTCATAAGGAATGTTGGATTTGATATAATGGAAGACCTTTTCATACTTAGGGAAGCAGATAGGATTGCGAGCGGTAAGCGAAAACCAGGTAGTGCGTCTATACAGAAACTTAAAGATAGAATACTCAAGATAATAGAAGAAGACAATGCATTGAGTCTCAAGGATTTAGAGGTAGATGGATATGACATAATGAGAACATTGAACATACCCCAGGGACCACTTGTAGGTAAGATACTAAATGCTCTTCTACAAGTTGTTATTGAGGACCCATCTAAAAACAAAAAAGAAATACTCCTAGAAATAGCGAAAGAAATATACCAATCGAATAGTTAA
- a CDS encoding sigma-54 dependent transcriptional regulator yields MVIGVEPAMVIHRKDNKEDIKKIMLSFGIVGESEKIIDIFKKTTSIAKSDSLVLITGETGVGKELFAEVIHKLSNRKDNPFIRINCAAIPETLLESELFGYEKGAFTGANKRKLGLFEIADGGTLFLDEIGEISISVQTKLLRAIEEKKIIRVGGLDYIPINARLIVATNRELLEEVRKRNFREDLFFRINVVSIHIPPLRERKEDILPLFYYFLDMFSKRNGKVIKRVDEDYLEFLMNYPFPGNVRELSNFVERAVVLSEDGVISLDLIHDYVMSYIPKQEIHRSEREIIVSSLIKYDFNISKTAKFLGMHRNTLSRKIKKYGITLKHT; encoded by the coding sequence ATGGTTATCGGAGTTGAACCTGCGATGGTAATACATAGGAAGGATAACAAAGAAGATATTAAAAAAATTATGTTGTCTTTCGGTATAGTTGGTGAATCGGAAAAAATAATTGATATATTTAAAAAAACTACTAGCATTGCAAAAAGCGACTCTCTAGTTTTGATAACTGGCGAGACTGGTGTTGGTAAAGAACTATTCGCTGAAGTAATACACAAATTAAGCAACCGAAAAGATAACCCTTTTATCCGTATAAACTGTGCTGCTATACCTGAAACATTATTAGAAAGTGAATTATTTGGATATGAAAAAGGGGCATTCACTGGTGCTAACAAGCGCAAATTGGGTCTCTTTGAGATTGCTGACGGTGGGACTCTGTTCCTTGATGAGATAGGAGAAATATCTATATCAGTTCAAACAAAACTACTAAGGGCTATTGAAGAGAAGAAAATAATAAGAGTAGGTGGACTAGACTATATTCCTATAAACGCAAGACTCATAGTAGCCACTAACAGAGAACTCCTTGAAGAAGTTAGAAAAAGAAACTTTAGAGAGGACCTATTCTTCAGGATAAATGTTGTATCAATACATATACCTCCCCTCAGGGAAAGAAAAGAGGATATTTTACCTTTGTTTTACTATTTTTTAGATATGTTTTCAAAGAGAAATGGTAAAGTCATTAAAAGAGTAGATGAAGATTATCTAGAATTTTTAATGAACTACCCATTCCCGGGCAATGTGAGAGAACTGTCAAACTTTGTGGAACGTGCAGTCGTGCTATCAGAAGATGGAGTAATATCTCTTGACTTGATACACGATTACGTTATGAGTTACATTCCAAAGCAAGAAATACATAGAAGTGAAAGAGAAATAATAGTATCATCACTGATAAAATATGATTTCAATATCTCAAAAACTGCAAAGTTTCTAGGTATGCATCGTAATACACTCTCAAGAAAGATAAAAAAGTATGGCATAACATTAAAACACACATAG
- the leuC gene encoding 3-isopropylmalate dehydratase large subunit → MGMTIAQKILADHAINKDGSVGREYVEPGEIITAKVDFCFSNDITGPLSIEEFEKSGAEDVFDKERVALIPDHFSPAKDIKSADQINILRQFARRLKLPYFYEIGKVGIEHTLLVEEGLVLPGDVIVGADSHTCTLGALGAFATGMGSTDIAYAMITGETWFRVPGSMKFIYYGKMGRWTSSKDLILYTIADIGVDGALYMAMEFTGETVKEMSFESRMTMTNMAIEAGATTGIIEPDDKTIDYIKNQAKREYKIYKSDPDADYADIREYDVSKIEPQVAFPHLPSNCRNVSDATHVKIDQVFIGSCTNAKIEDLRIVAEILKGRKVHPEIRCIITPATQVVYYKALKEGLIDIFMEAGAVVTMATCGPCLGGHMGILGKGEKAVSTTNRNFVGRMGDPTSEVYLASPAVAAASAIMGRIAHPDEVLGTQKTVVKV, encoded by the coding sequence ATGGGAATGACAATAGCCCAGAAAATATTAGCAGATCATGCTATAAACAAAGATGGAAGCGTTGGAAGAGAGTATGTTGAACCTGGTGAGATAATAACAGCGAAAGTTGACTTTTGTTTCAGCAATGACATTACAGGACCTCTATCAATAGAGGAGTTTGAAAAATCTGGTGCTGAAGATGTGTTTGACAAAGAAAGAGTAGCTTTAATACCAGACCACTTCTCACCTGCTAAGGACATAAAAAGTGCAGATCAGATAAACATATTAAGACAATTTGCTAGAAGGCTCAAACTACCCTACTTCTACGAGATTGGTAAGGTAGGCATAGAACACACACTACTTGTTGAAGAAGGACTAGTCTTACCAGGTGACGTTATAGTTGGAGCAGACTCTCATACCTGCACGCTAGGCGCATTAGGTGCATTCGCAACAGGCATGGGTTCAACTGATATTGCATACGCTATGATAACGGGTGAAACATGGTTTAGAGTTCCAGGAAGCATGAAGTTTATATACTATGGTAAAATGGGAAGATGGACATCATCAAAAGACCTAATTCTCTACACCATAGCAGACATAGGAGTAGATGGAGCACTGTATATGGCTATGGAATTTACGGGCGAAACAGTAAAAGAGATGTCATTTGAATCTCGTATGACAATGACGAACATGGCAATAGAAGCAGGTGCTACTACCGGAATAATAGAACCTGATGACAAGACAATAGACTATATAAAGAATCAGGCTAAGAGAGAATATAAGATCTACAAATCAGACCCTGACGCTGATTACGCAGATATAAGAGAATACGATGTTTCAAAGATAGAACCACAGGTTGCTTTTCCTCACCTACCCTCAAATTGTAGGAATGTTTCTGATGCTACTCATGTCAAGATAGATCAGGTATTCATTGGGTCCTGCACAAACGCAAAGATAGAGGATTTAAGAATAGTAGCAGAGATACTGAAGGGACGAAAGGTTCACCCTGAGATAAGGTGTATAATCACTCCTGCTACACAAGTAGTCTATTACAAGGCTTTGAAAGAAGGTTTGATTGACATATTTATGGAAGCGGGTGCTGTTGTAACAATGGCTACTTGTGGTCCTTGTCTTGGCGGACACATGGGAATACTTGGAAAAGGTGAAAAAGCAGTCTCAACAACAAATAGAAACTTCGTAGGTAGAATGGGAGATCCAACTAGTGAAGTGTATCTTGCAAGCCCCGCAGTAGCAGCAGCCTCAGCAATAATGGGTAGAATAGCACATCCTGACGAAGTTTTAGGAACACAGAAAACAGTCGTAAAAGTTTAA
- a CDS encoding acetate kinase, giving the protein MKILVINSGSSSLKYQLIDTNSQDVLLKGLVDRVGNIGATNTYTLGGEKFKEDVLARDHKEAIGIVVKIITTNNLLVEAIGHRVVHGGHKFFESVLIDEEVIEYIREFGKLAPLHNPPNLIGILACQEILKDIPQVAVFDTAFHQTIPPDNYFYAIPYKYYENYRIRKYGFHGTSHRYVTQKTAELLGINIDNINLITCHLGNGASITAVRNGKSYDTSMGFTPLEGLIMGTRSGDIDPSIPLFIMDKENISTSEMDRILNKESGILGITGLSNDMRIIEEEYEKGNERAVLAFNMYCNRIRKYIGAYFFMLGRVDGIVFTAGVGENSPLTRKKVLSGLENIGIEIDDEANNRTIRGQSGIISTSSSKIKVVVMPTNEELAIALDTERVVLNTKSIA; this is encoded by the coding sequence ATGAAAATACTTGTTATAAACTCGGGTAGTTCTTCACTGAAGTATCAACTTATTGACACTAATAGTCAAGATGTTCTTTTGAAAGGACTCGTTGATAGGGTTGGCAACATAGGGGCTACCAATACCTATACTCTTGGCGGAGAGAAGTTTAAGGAGGATGTCCTTGCAAGAGATCATAAGGAAGCAATAGGTATTGTTGTTAAAATAATAACAACTAATAACCTATTAGTTGAAGCAATTGGACACAGAGTTGTTCACGGAGGACACAAGTTCTTTGAAAGTGTTTTGATAGACGAAGAAGTTATTGAATATATCAGGGAGTTTGGAAAACTCGCTCCTTTACATAATCCTCCAAATCTAATAGGTATTCTAGCATGTCAGGAGATACTTAAGGACATACCACAGGTAGCAGTTTTTGATACTGCATTCCATCAGACTATACCACCAGATAATTACTTCTACGCTATACCATACAAATACTATGAGAACTACAGAATAAGAAAATACGGTTTTCACGGAACATCTCATAGATATGTAACACAAAAAACTGCAGAACTTTTAGGAATAAACATTGATAATATCAACCTCATAACTTGTCATCTTGGTAATGGTGCTAGTATAACTGCTGTAAGGAATGGTAAATCTTACGACACATCAATGGGTTTTACTCCTCTAGAAGGTCTTATAATGGGAACTAGAAGTGGTGATATTGATCCTAGTATTCCACTGTTCATAATGGATAAAGAAAACATCTCAACATCTGAGATGGATAGAATCCTGAATAAAGAAAGCGGGATCTTGGGTATAACTGGTCTATCAAACGATATGCGGATTATAGAAGAGGAGTATGAGAAAGGCAACGAAAGAGCAGTTCTAGCGTTTAATATGTATTGTAATAGGATAAGGAAATACATAGGAGCTTATTTCTTCATGCTTGGCAGAGTAGATGGAATAGTATTTACTGCTGGTGTTGGTGAGAACTCTCCTCTTACTAGAAAAAAGGTTTTGAGTGGTCTTGAAAACATTGGGATAGAGATAGACGATGAAGCGAACAATAGAACCATCAGGGGTCAAAGTGGTATAATATCTACCTCTAGTTCAAAAATCAAGGTCGTAGTTATGCCAACAAACGAGGAACTTGCTATAGCTTTGGATACAGAGAGAGTAGTATTAAACACAAAATCAATAGCTTAA